The proteins below come from a single Arthrobacter sp. B1I2 genomic window:
- a CDS encoding gluconokinase, GntK/IdnK-type, protein MGVSGCGKTTIGDLVARELGVPFLDGDSLHPVENVAKMAAGTPLTDEDRWPWLATVGRELAAAGDGGMVLACSALRRSYRDAIREQAPDTLFLHLHGTKEVLKARTEGRTGHFMPPALLESQLATLETLQEDERGVVVDIAAPVAEVVAEALKGIAAVVRPSNGAPRTRPRQFDVDLAAAPFNLDADAIAWVEGTIGAMSLEEKIGQLFINHNNDYSPGYLDGVLENYHVGGMRYRPGPSAAVQEHIRYAQSKSRIPLLVASNPEMGGAGSCDDGTFVSTHLQAGSHPDKNIARQMGQVAGVETAALGCNWAFAPIVDIHYNWRNTVISTRSFGNTPEIVVERAKEYFDGISESPTACAMKHFPGDGIDERDQHVVTSYNTFSYEQWNRTYGHVYREMIAHGVQSIMVGHIGASEVSRHFRPGLGDADVLPATLSPELLQDLLRGELGFNGLVLTDASQMVGLTQARKRKDLVPATIAAGCDMFLFFRNPAEDFQYMLDGYKSGVITEQRLHDALRRILGLKASLGLHLKAVDQLVPPSEALDVIGCAEHRAIAAEIADKTVTLVKDTAGNLPITPATHPRIRLYGISGGADFTRADPLAYLDAVREELEAAGFEVFVFRTAEQREAAGETGMNFMRVLSEEATGDYAEKYDAAFVFANVKGFAQEAAIRIKWSSPMAAEIPWYVTEVPTVFVSLNQPNHLIDVPMVKTAIHAHAGTREAIRAAVEKIQGKSEFQGTFNENVFCGSFDTRL, encoded by the coding sequence ATGGGCGTCTCCGGCTGCGGCAAGACCACCATCGGCGACCTCGTGGCCCGTGAACTGGGCGTCCCGTTCCTCGACGGCGACTCCCTCCACCCGGTGGAGAACGTTGCCAAGATGGCAGCGGGCACGCCGCTGACGGACGAAGACCGTTGGCCTTGGCTGGCGACGGTGGGCCGTGAACTGGCTGCCGCGGGGGATGGCGGGATGGTGCTTGCCTGCTCCGCCCTGCGCCGCAGCTACCGCGACGCCATCCGCGAGCAGGCGCCGGACACCCTCTTCCTGCACCTGCACGGGACCAAAGAAGTGCTGAAGGCGCGGACTGAAGGACGCACCGGCCACTTCATGCCACCCGCGCTGCTCGAATCCCAGCTCGCCACGCTGGAAACGCTGCAGGAAGACGAACGCGGCGTGGTGGTGGACATCGCCGCCCCCGTCGCGGAAGTGGTGGCTGAGGCACTCAAGGGGATTGCCGCCGTCGTACGTCCTTCCAATGGCGCGCCCCGCACCCGGCCGCGGCAGTTCGACGTCGACCTCGCCGCAGCGCCGTTCAATCTCGACGCCGACGCGATCGCCTGGGTGGAGGGCACCATTGGTGCCATGTCGCTCGAGGAAAAGATCGGGCAGCTGTTCATCAACCACAACAATGACTACTCGCCCGGGTACCTCGACGGCGTGCTGGAGAACTACCACGTGGGCGGCATGCGGTACCGGCCCGGGCCTTCCGCCGCCGTCCAGGAGCACATCCGCTACGCGCAGTCCAAGTCCCGGATTCCGCTGCTGGTTGCGTCCAACCCGGAGATGGGCGGGGCCGGCAGCTGCGACGACGGCACGTTCGTGTCCACGCACCTGCAGGCGGGTTCGCACCCGGACAAGAACATTGCCCGGCAGATGGGGCAGGTGGCCGGGGTTGAGACGGCGGCCCTTGGGTGCAACTGGGCCTTCGCGCCGATCGTGGACATCCACTACAACTGGCGGAACACTGTCATCTCCACGCGTTCCTTTGGCAACACGCCAGAGATTGTCGTGGAGCGGGCGAAGGAATACTTCGACGGGATCAGCGAATCGCCCACGGCCTGTGCCATGAAGCACTTCCCCGGTGACGGCATCGATGAGCGTGACCAGCACGTGGTCACGTCCTACAACACTTTCTCCTATGAGCAGTGGAACCGGACCTACGGGCACGTGTACCGGGAGATGATTGCGCACGGCGTGCAGTCCATCATGGTGGGGCACATTGGGGCGTCCGAGGTCTCCCGGCATTTCCGGCCAGGCCTTGGGGATGCTGACGTTTTGCCGGCCACGTTGTCTCCGGAGCTGCTGCAGGACCTCCTGCGGGGTGAGCTCGGCTTCAACGGGCTGGTCCTCACGGACGCTTCGCAGATGGTGGGCCTCACCCAGGCGAGGAAGCGGAAGGACCTCGTGCCGGCAACGATCGCCGCCGGCTGTGACATGTTCCTGTTCTTCCGAAACCCGGCCGAGGACTTCCAGTACATGCTGGACGGGTACAAGTCCGGCGTCATCACGGAGCAGCGGCTGCATGATGCCCTGCGGCGGATCCTGGGCTTGAAGGCGTCGCTGGGGTTGCACCTCAAGGCTGTTGATCAGTTGGTTCCTCCGTCCGAGGCACTTGACGTTATTGGCTGTGCTGAGCACCGCGCCATTGCCGCCGAGATCGCTGACAAGACGGTGACACTGGTCAAGGACACCGCGGGGAACCTGCCCATTACGCCGGCGACCCATCCACGAATCCGGCTGTACGGCATTTCCGGTGGCGCGGACTTCACCCGCGCTGACCCGCTGGCCTACCTGGACGCGGTGAGGGAGGAACTCGAAGCCGCCGGGTTCGAGGTGTTTGTGTTCCGGACTGCCGAGCAACGTGAGGCGGCGGGGGAGACGGGCATGAACTTCATGCGGGTGTTGTCCGAGGAGGCCACAGGGGACTACGCGGAGAAGTACGACGCCGCCTTTGTGTTCGCCAACGTCAAGGGCTTCGCCCAGGAGGCGGCCATCCGGATCAAGTGGTCCTCGCCGATGGCTGCGGAGATCCCGTGGTACGTCACGGAGGTGCCCACGGTGTTCGTGTCCCTGAACCAGCCGAACCACCTGATTGACGTGCCCATGGTCAAGACTGCAATCCACGCGCACGCGGGAACACGGGAAGCCATCCGGGCTGCGGTGGAAAAGATCCAGGGCAAGTCCGAATTCCAGGGCACGTTCAACGAGAACGTGTTCTGCGGGTCGTTCGACACCCGGCTGTAG
- the manD gene encoding D-mannonate dehydratase ManD produces MKIIAADVFVTSPSRNFVTLRITTEDGVTGIGDATLNGRELAVAAYLKEHVAQLLVGKDAHRIEDTWQFLYRSAYWRRGPVTMAAIAAVDMALWDIKGKMAGMPVYQLLGGASRNGLRAYGHASGADIPSLFDSVREHLELGYKSIRIQTAVPGIKAVYGVAAQAQASGERYDYEPAGRGAFPLEEDWDTRAYLRHLPTVFEAVRNEFGPEIPLLHDGHHRMTPIQAAKLGKALEPYDLFWLEDCTPAENQEGLRLVRQHTTTPLAIGEIFNTVYDFQTLIKEQLIDYVRAASTHFGGISPLKKVMDFAAQYQIKSGFHGPTDISPVGFAAQLHVGLAIHNYGIQEYMQHSVKTNEVFEQSMTFTDGYLHPGETPGIGVEFNEEAAAAYPYQQAYLPYNRLVDGTVHDW; encoded by the coding sequence ATGAAAATCATTGCCGCCGATGTGTTCGTTACCAGTCCCTCGCGGAATTTTGTGACGCTCCGGATCACTACGGAGGATGGTGTGACCGGTATTGGTGATGCCACGTTGAATGGCCGTGAGTTGGCTGTTGCCGCGTATTTGAAGGAGCATGTGGCGCAGTTGCTGGTCGGTAAGGATGCGCACCGGATTGAGGATACGTGGCAGTTCCTGTACCGGAGTGCGTATTGGCGGCGGGGGCCGGTGACGATGGCTGCGATTGCTGCGGTGGATATGGCGTTGTGGGATATCAAGGGCAAGATGGCCGGGATGCCGGTGTACCAGCTGCTCGGTGGGGCGTCGCGGAACGGGTTGCGCGCGTACGGGCATGCGTCCGGGGCTGATATCCCGTCGCTGTTTGATTCGGTGCGGGAGCACCTGGAGCTGGGGTACAAGTCGATCCGGATCCAGACGGCCGTTCCCGGGATCAAGGCCGTGTATGGGGTGGCGGCGCAGGCGCAGGCCTCGGGGGAGCGGTATGACTACGAACCGGCCGGGCGGGGGGCGTTCCCGCTGGAGGAGGACTGGGATACCCGGGCGTACCTGCGGCACCTGCCCACGGTGTTTGAGGCGGTGCGGAATGAGTTCGGCCCGGAGATCCCGTTGCTGCATGACGGGCACCACCGGATGACGCCGATCCAGGCTGCGAAGCTGGGCAAGGCGCTGGAGCCGTATGACTTGTTCTGGCTGGAGGACTGCACGCCGGCGGAGAACCAGGAGGGCCTGCGCCTGGTGCGCCAGCACACCACCACGCCGTTGGCGATCGGGGAGATCTTCAACACCGTGTATGACTTCCAGACGCTGATCAAGGAACAGTTGATCGACTATGTGCGGGCGGCGTCCACGCATTTCGGCGGTATTTCGCCGTTGAAGAAGGTGATGGATTTCGCCGCGCAGTACCAGATCAAGTCCGGTTTCCATGGGCCCACGGATATTTCCCCGGTGGGCTTCGCGGCGCAGTTGCATGTGGGCCTGGCGATTCATAACTACGGGATCCAGGAATACATGCAGCACTCGGTCAAGACGAACGAGGTCTTCGAGCAGTCCATGACGTTCACCGACGGCTACCTGCACCCGGGCGAGACGCCGGGCATCGGCGTCGAATTCAACGAAGAAGCCGCCGCAGCCTACCCCTACCAGCAGGCCTACCTGCCCTACAACCGCCTGGTCGACGGCACCGTCCACGACTGGTAA
- a CDS encoding mannitol dehydrogenase family protein: MSAAPPALDPVPALNRSLKHLQKAPVRIVHLGLGAFHRSHQAWYTQHSPDAAEWGIAAFTGRRPDAAEALSGQDCLYTLVERSAGGDSFEVIGSIVEAVDGADISRLSQLVAARETAIVTLTITEAAYGLAADGTFDAGATAVSDDLRALSAAASGGAGTPTTPLGRLVLALAGRMDSGAGPVAVVSCDNLSANGDVARRAVLGMASVWGPGLVEWIGRNVSFVSTSVDRITPRTTEADIAEVAEQCGYRDSSPVVAEPFRNWVLSGDFPAGRPRWEDAGAVVVDDIEPYENRKLWLLNGSHSILAYAGQLRGHATVAEALADPLCRKAVEDFWDEAASNLQGEGLDIPRYRQALLERFGNARIAHRLAQIAADGTTKLRMRSVPVLTSERANGRSGSGSALMLAAWIDYVGTAPDLQDPLAAQIRAADALDGSDRVQALLRLVSAGLADDPNIVSLVQGLCGSFAANPAATATTTLI; the protein is encoded by the coding sequence GTGAGTGCCGCGCCTCCTGCCCTGGATCCAGTCCCTGCCCTGAACCGCAGCCTGAAGCACCTGCAGAAAGCGCCGGTGCGCATCGTGCACCTTGGCCTGGGCGCATTCCACCGGTCCCACCAGGCCTGGTACACACAGCATTCACCCGACGCAGCAGAGTGGGGGATTGCGGCGTTTACCGGCCGCCGCCCGGACGCCGCGGAGGCGCTGTCCGGCCAGGACTGCCTCTATACGCTGGTTGAGCGGTCCGCCGGCGGGGACAGCTTCGAAGTCATCGGAAGCATTGTCGAAGCGGTGGACGGGGCTGACATCAGCAGGCTTTCGCAGCTGGTCGCGGCCAGGGAGACGGCGATCGTCACGCTGACCATCACCGAGGCCGCCTACGGGCTGGCAGCAGACGGAACGTTCGACGCCGGGGCAACAGCTGTTTCGGATGACCTCCGTGCGCTGTCCGCAGCAGCGTCCGGAGGTGCCGGGACACCCACCACACCTTTGGGGCGGCTGGTGCTGGCCCTCGCAGGCCGGATGGACAGCGGCGCGGGACCGGTCGCCGTCGTCAGTTGTGACAACCTTTCGGCCAACGGCGACGTTGCCCGCCGTGCCGTGCTGGGCATGGCCTCCGTCTGGGGCCCAGGGCTGGTGGAGTGGATCGGCAGGAATGTCAGCTTCGTCAGCACCTCCGTGGACAGGATCACTCCGCGGACCACCGAGGCGGACATCGCGGAGGTAGCGGAGCAGTGCGGCTACCGGGACAGCTCGCCGGTGGTGGCCGAGCCGTTCCGGAACTGGGTGCTCAGCGGTGATTTCCCGGCCGGAAGGCCACGCTGGGAGGACGCCGGCGCCGTCGTTGTGGATGACATTGAGCCCTACGAAAACCGGAAGCTTTGGCTCCTGAACGGTTCGCACTCCATCCTGGCGTATGCCGGCCAGCTTCGCGGCCACGCCACCGTTGCCGAAGCCCTGGCCGACCCGCTGTGCCGGAAAGCCGTGGAGGATTTCTGGGACGAAGCGGCCAGTAACCTGCAGGGCGAGGGCCTGGACATCCCGCGGTACCGCCAGGCCCTGCTCGAGCGTTTCGGAAATGCCCGCATCGCCCACCGCCTGGCCCAAATCGCGGCGGACGGAACCACCAAGCTGCGCATGCGTTCCGTGCCCGTCCTGACCAGTGAGAGGGCCAACGGCCGGTCCGGCAGCGGCAGCGCACTGATGCTCGCAGCCTGGATCGATTACGTGGGCACTGCTCCGGACCTGCAGGATCCGCTCGCCGCGCAGATCCGGGCAGCGGACGCCCTTGATGGCAGCGACAGGGTCCAGGCGCTGCTCCGGCTGGTCAGCGCGGGCCTTGCCGACGATCCGAACATCGTTTCCCTGGTCCAAGGGCTCTGTGGATCCTTTGCGGCCAACCCGGCGGCCACCGCCACCACGACACTTATTTGA
- the uxaC gene encoding glucuronate isomerase has product MGTPIAEHPDRLLPADPGVRGIARSLFSKVEGLPIISPHGHVDAAVIEQNTPFPDPAALLVTPDHYVTRLIHAGGVPMDQLGLGSQPADSRQVWRHFCQAWPDFEGTASGYWIRQEFAHVFGLPEEPSTENADRLYDALQAKLSEPGFRPRELFKEFNIEVLATTDDPLDSLDSHASLQSDPAFAGRVLPTFRPDQYLNMAHPAWQDNVERLITTAGDGASGYAGYIKALEARRRHFVERGAVSADHGVFTPSTLKLDDAEAERLFERGRSGQAGAADRDAFEAHMMYQMARMSVEDGLVMTIHPGSFRNHHAPTFEAFGADTGHDIPVAVNYTDAIRPLLQDFGTAKDFHLVLFTLDETVFSRELAPLAGFYPSVYLGAPWWFLDAPDAMLRFRSAVTETAGFSRSSGFIDDTRAFCSIPARHDTARRIEASFLARLVAEHRITEERAHELIVDIVDGSPRRVFKL; this is encoded by the coding sequence ATGGGAACGCCGATAGCGGAGCACCCGGACCGGCTCCTGCCGGCAGATCCCGGCGTCCGGGGAATAGCCCGCTCACTCTTCTCGAAGGTGGAAGGGCTGCCCATCATCTCCCCGCACGGGCACGTGGACGCTGCGGTCATCGAGCAGAACACCCCCTTTCCGGACCCCGCCGCGCTCCTGGTCACCCCGGACCACTACGTCACCCGGCTGATCCACGCGGGCGGGGTGCCCATGGACCAGCTGGGACTGGGCAGCCAGCCCGCGGATTCGCGGCAGGTCTGGCGCCATTTCTGTCAGGCGTGGCCCGACTTCGAAGGAACGGCGTCCGGCTATTGGATCCGGCAGGAGTTCGCCCACGTGTTCGGGCTCCCGGAAGAACCGTCCACAGAGAACGCGGACCGGCTCTACGACGCCCTGCAGGCCAAGCTCTCTGAGCCCGGTTTCCGGCCACGGGAGCTGTTCAAGGAATTCAACATCGAGGTGCTGGCCACCACGGATGACCCCCTCGACTCGCTGGACAGCCACGCGTCCCTGCAGTCCGATCCTGCCTTCGCGGGCCGGGTCCTGCCCACCTTCCGGCCGGACCAGTACCTGAACATGGCGCACCCGGCCTGGCAGGACAACGTGGAACGCCTGATCACCACAGCCGGGGACGGTGCCTCCGGCTACGCCGGATACATCAAGGCCCTTGAGGCCCGCCGGCGCCACTTTGTGGAACGCGGCGCAGTCTCCGCTGACCACGGCGTTTTCACGCCTTCCACCCTGAAGCTGGACGACGCCGAGGCGGAGCGGCTTTTCGAGCGCGGCAGGTCCGGCCAGGCGGGTGCTGCTGACAGGGACGCTTTCGAGGCGCACATGATGTACCAAATGGCCCGGATGTCGGTGGAGGACGGGCTGGTCATGACCATCCATCCGGGATCGTTCCGCAACCACCATGCGCCAACGTTCGAAGCCTTCGGAGCGGACACCGGCCACGACATCCCGGTTGCAGTCAACTACACCGACGCGATCCGCCCGCTGCTGCAGGACTTCGGGACGGCCAAGGACTTCCACCTGGTCCTCTTCACCCTTGACGAGACTGTGTTCTCCCGGGAACTGGCTCCACTGGCCGGGTTCTACCCCTCGGTCTACCTTGGGGCACCGTGGTGGTTCCTGGATGCGCCGGACGCCATGCTCCGCTTCCGCTCGGCGGTGACCGAGACGGCAGGGTTCTCCCGCTCATCGGGCTTCATCGATGACACCCGGGCCTTTTGCTCCATTCCGGCCCGCCATGACACCGCCCGGCGGATCGAGGCATCCTTCCTGGCCCGCCTAGTGGCCGAGCACCGGATCACCGAGGAACGGGCGCACGAATTGATCGTGGACATCGTGGACGGCTCACCCCGGCGGGTGTTCAAGCTGTGA
- a CDS encoding sugar phosphate isomerase/epimerase family protein: MKFSVFTASTPEWTPEEAVQHLAEQGWDGVEWRITDQADAATPGFWAGNKASIPLTGMEDHLDRIASITSAAGLEFSGIGGYARCDNHADVDRMLAATARLGAGQVRVTTPPLGTAAWGNEPASGTPYPELLAAARRDFEWIAGRAAHHGVKALVELHHRTITASASSALRLLDGLDPRHVGVIHDLGNLLIEGQEDYLPAFELLGDYLAHVHVKNAVWVNSGETDESGAAIYRNEWAPLRSGQGSVLAYFKALAAYGYDGWVTVEDFSTELPLAERTAGNLDYLRSTAALAGLSVPAGRR, translated from the coding sequence ATGAAGTTTTCAGTTTTTACCGCATCAACCCCGGAATGGACTCCTGAAGAGGCAGTGCAGCACCTCGCAGAACAGGGCTGGGACGGCGTCGAGTGGCGCATTACGGACCAGGCTGACGCTGCCACGCCGGGCTTTTGGGCCGGGAACAAGGCCAGCATTCCGCTCACCGGCATGGAAGACCACCTGGACCGGATTGCATCCATCACCAGTGCTGCCGGCCTGGAATTTTCCGGCATCGGCGGATACGCCCGGTGCGACAACCACGCGGATGTGGACCGCATGCTGGCGGCTACCGCCAGGCTGGGCGCGGGCCAGGTCCGGGTGACCACACCTCCCCTTGGTACCGCGGCCTGGGGGAACGAGCCGGCCAGCGGTACGCCCTACCCGGAACTCCTTGCTGCCGCCCGCCGTGATTTCGAGTGGATCGCCGGACGGGCAGCCCACCACGGCGTGAAGGCACTCGTGGAGCTGCACCACCGCACCATCACCGCCTCGGCCTCGTCCGCGCTCCGGCTGCTGGACGGGCTGGATCCGCGGCACGTGGGCGTGATCCACGACCTTGGGAACCTGCTCATCGAAGGCCAGGAAGACTACCTTCCCGCGTTCGAACTCCTGGGAGACTACCTGGCGCACGTGCACGTGAAGAATGCAGTCTGGGTCAACAGCGGTGAAACCGACGAGTCCGGCGCCGCGATCTACCGGAACGAGTGGGCTCCGCTGCGTTCCGGCCAGGGCAGCGTGCTGGCGTATTTCAAGGCGCTCGCCGCCTACGGCTATGACGGCTGGGTGACGGTGGAGGACTTCTCCACGGAGCTTCCGCTGGCCGAACGGACCGCAGGCAACCTTGACTACCTCCGCTCCACCGCGGCACTGGCTGGGCTGTCCGTGCCTGCAGGGAGGCGTTGA
- a CDS encoding Gfo/Idh/MocA family protein — protein MSTLNVAITGCGVIGRTHAVALQAFPEVRIVALVDAIPAAAESLADFIEKKGGQRPPQFTTLQEAFGAVEIDLVALATPSGLHIQQGLEVLAAGKHVVIEKPLDVDLSRAQEIEAAAREAAGKGIVASVISQHRFDQSSVAVADAVAKGRFGRLTSAIASVAWWRSQGYYDSGDWRGTWSMDGGGALMNQGVHTVDLLLWFMGRPVEIHAHTARLAHERIEVEDTAVATITFENGGLAVLHATTAAYPGLTVRVQLMGSEGSAVVDNDRLQYFHSKDAGGESADMGLQGGGNQAEQELARFPEEDYKAADPTVYPAGHVRQYRDILAAIAGGRQAGVTVSDAVNALAAVRSVYVSATLGQPVLFDDVLAGKYNDLEVRTGSTAAESA, from the coding sequence ATGAGCACCTTGAACGTAGCCATCACCGGGTGCGGCGTTATTGGCCGCACCCACGCCGTAGCCCTCCAGGCATTTCCGGAGGTCCGGATCGTGGCACTGGTGGATGCCATCCCGGCCGCGGCAGAGTCCCTGGCGGATTTCATCGAAAAGAAAGGCGGGCAGCGGCCGCCGCAGTTCACCACCCTGCAGGAAGCCTTCGGGGCGGTTGAGATCGACCTGGTGGCGCTGGCCACCCCCAGCGGCCTCCACATCCAGCAGGGCCTTGAGGTACTGGCGGCCGGCAAGCACGTGGTGATCGAAAAGCCCCTTGACGTTGACCTCAGCAGGGCCCAGGAGATTGAAGCCGCAGCCAGGGAAGCGGCGGGCAAGGGGATTGTGGCCTCGGTCATCAGCCAGCACCGGTTTGACCAGTCAAGCGTCGCTGTTGCCGACGCCGTGGCCAAGGGACGCTTCGGCCGGCTTACATCGGCCATCGCTTCCGTTGCGTGGTGGCGCAGCCAGGGTTACTACGACTCCGGCGACTGGCGCGGCACGTGGTCAATGGACGGCGGCGGCGCGCTGATGAACCAGGGCGTCCACACCGTGGACCTGCTGCTGTGGTTCATGGGACGCCCCGTGGAGATCCATGCGCACACTGCCCGGCTTGCCCACGAACGCATCGAGGTGGAAGACACGGCCGTTGCCACCATCACCTTCGAAAACGGCGGCCTGGCCGTCCTGCACGCCACTACCGCGGCGTACCCCGGGCTGACGGTACGCGTCCAGCTCATGGGATCCGAAGGCTCGGCGGTGGTGGACAATGACAGGCTTCAGTACTTCCACAGCAAGGACGCCGGCGGTGAGTCCGCGGACATGGGCCTCCAGGGCGGCGGCAACCAGGCGGAACAGGAACTGGCCAGGTTCCCGGAGGAAGACTACAAGGCCGCCGACCCCACCGTGTACCCCGCCGGCCACGTCCGGCAGTACCGGGACATCCTGGCCGCCATCGCCGGCGGAAGGCAGGCCGGCGTCACCGTCAGTGACGCCGTCAACGCGCTCGCCGCAGTGCGCTCCGTCTACGTTTCGGCCACCCTCGGCCAGCCGGTCCTTTTCGACGACGTCCTGGCCGGCAAGTACAACGATCTTGAAGTCCGCACCGGCAGCACCGCGGCAGAAAGCGCCTGA
- a CDS encoding sugar phosphate isomerase/epimerase family protein codes for MVSTTQVTWQLSGFGDEIDDDPAVQIAVLQALGANHIEVRSAWGTNIVDLSDEQLQSLKSLLAEKGMKVSAIASPIGKVDVSLPVEHEVDRLRRAVNAAKVLDAGYIRIFSFYYGESVPVESIRDAVIERMRALADVAEEAGVILLHENEKDIFGDTPDRVLDIIQTVNSPALKVAWDAANFVQVGVKPFDEGYAKLRPHLEYLQVKDALFENGHVVPAGEGDGDVLRTVEALKADGYQGFASLEPHLAGAHGLGGFSGPTAFGIAARAFAKVTAEAGVQTA; via the coding sequence ATGGTTTCGACCACCCAGGTCACCTGGCAGCTGTCAGGCTTCGGCGACGAAATTGACGACGACCCCGCAGTCCAGATCGCAGTGCTGCAGGCCCTTGGGGCCAACCACATCGAGGTCCGCAGCGCATGGGGCACCAACATTGTGGACCTGAGCGATGAACAGCTCCAATCCCTCAAGTCACTGCTTGCCGAGAAGGGCATGAAGGTCTCGGCCATCGCCTCGCCCATAGGAAAGGTGGACGTCAGCCTCCCTGTGGAGCACGAGGTGGATCGGCTGCGCCGGGCAGTGAACGCTGCCAAGGTCCTGGATGCCGGATACATCCGTATCTTCTCGTTCTACTACGGCGAATCGGTGCCGGTGGAGAGCATCCGCGACGCCGTCATCGAGCGGATGCGGGCCCTCGCCGACGTAGCGGAGGAAGCCGGCGTGATCCTCCTGCACGAGAACGAAAAGGATATTTTCGGGGACACACCTGACCGGGTCCTGGACATCATCCAAACCGTCAATTCCCCCGCCCTCAAGGTGGCGTGGGATGCTGCCAACTTCGTCCAGGTGGGAGTCAAGCCCTTCGATGAGGGGTACGCGAAACTGCGCCCGCACCTCGAGTACCTGCAGGTCAAGGACGCCTTGTTCGAGAACGGCCACGTGGTTCCGGCCGGTGAGGGGGACGGGGATGTGCTCCGCACCGTAGAGGCACTCAAGGCCGACGGTTACCAGGGCTTCGCCTCCCTGGAGCCGCACCTCGCCGGCGCCCACGGGCTGGGCGGATTCTCCGGCCCCACCGCGTTCGGCATCGCCGCACGCGCCTTCGCAAAAGTCACCGCAGAAGCAGGAGTCCAGACCGCATGA
- a CDS encoding carbohydrate ABC transporter permease translates to MSTTTAKRQAAPAFEVDRPGSHRQHEVLRLLPGPLLIIVLVFLGALVLIPVLYIFLASVNSDIGVANGEFWPSTVTFENYSKIWTSVGLANGLANSVLVAGATAVVSAALSVSTAFVLVRYSFRGRLTILRSLLALQSVPGTLMVLPVFVLFSSAATYLGIQVIGTQWGLFVTYLTFAMPFSTWVMVTYLRGLPKELEEAAKIDGASNLGVLFRIVLPLSWPGIVVSGIFAFLLGWNDVLFASVMTRPESQTAAVALQIFGASQEGGAIPFYGQLMAAALVCAAPVVILYLIFQRYLVGGLTAGGVK, encoded by the coding sequence ATGAGCACCACGACAGCCAAACGGCAGGCCGCGCCGGCCTTCGAGGTCGACCGTCCGGGGTCGCATCGACAGCATGAAGTGCTGCGGCTGCTCCCGGGCCCCCTGTTGATCATTGTCCTGGTTTTCCTGGGCGCCCTGGTCCTGATTCCGGTGCTGTATATCTTCCTGGCCTCGGTGAACTCAGACATAGGTGTGGCCAACGGGGAGTTCTGGCCGTCCACGGTAACGTTCGAAAACTACTCGAAGATCTGGACCAGCGTGGGCCTGGCCAACGGCCTCGCCAACAGCGTGCTGGTGGCGGGAGCAACCGCGGTGGTCTCCGCCGCGCTGTCCGTGTCCACCGCGTTCGTCCTGGTCCGCTACAGCTTCCGCGGCAGGTTGACCATCCTCCGCAGCCTGCTGGCACTGCAGTCCGTGCCCGGGACCCTTATGGTGCTGCCGGTCTTCGTCCTGTTCTCCTCGGCTGCCACCTACCTGGGGATCCAGGTCATCGGAACCCAGTGGGGCCTGTTCGTGACCTATCTGACGTTTGCCATGCCGTTCTCCACCTGGGTGATGGTCACCTACCTCCGGGGGCTTCCCAAGGAACTGGAGGAGGCAGCCAAGATCGACGGCGCGTCCAACCTGGGAGTGCTGTTCCGGATCGTCCTGCCGCTGAGCTGGCCCGGCATCGTTGTCTCTGGCATCTTCGCCTTCCTGCTCGGCTGGAACGACGTGTTGTTCGCGTCGGTGATGACCCGGCCGGAAAGCCAGACCGCCGCCGTCGCACTTCAAATCTTTGGCGCTTCGCAGGAAGGCGGTGCCATCCCGTTCTACGGCCAGCTGATGGCGGCGGCCCTCGTTTGCGCGGCACCAGTAGTCATTTTGTACCTGATTTTCCAGCGTTACCTAGTAGGCGGGCTGACCGCCGGAGGAGTTAAATAA